One Cryptomeria japonica chromosome 9, Sugi_1.0, whole genome shotgun sequence genomic window carries:
- the LOC131855935 gene encoding peroxidase 3-like, with amino-acid sequence MASIWLIGVVAFLAIIPAGKGDGLSDNFYGESCPSAEATIQRVVEKYMAMDRTLAAPLLRMNFHDCFVRGCDGSVLLNSTANNKAEKEAIPNQSLRGFNVIDDVKEEVEKICPGVVSCADIIALVARDAVVVGSGGPSWSVKTGRRDGVISREIEASNNIPSPFFNFSQLQNSFASKGLDVKDLTVLSGGHTIGVGLCNFFSNRLYNFTGKGDMDPSLNTTYAQFLKTKCPNLADNTTIVPMDPSSPLTFDNHYYTNLEAKMGLFQSDAALLTNYAANGFVDEQLDQDSFFENFKNSMQKMIEVQVLTGTAGQIRRQCAFVN; translated from the exons ATGGCGAGCATTTGGCTTATTGGTGTTGTTGCTTTTCTTGCAATTATACCAGCCGGCAAGGGGGATGGGCTGAGTGATAATTTCTATGGCGAAAGTTGTCCATCTGCCGAGGCAACAATTCAGCGAGTGGTGGAGAAATACATGGCAATGGATCGCACTCTGGCGGCTCCTCTCTTACGGAtgaatttccatgattgctttgtgCGA GGTTGCGATGGGTCAGTGCTTCTGAATTCCACAGCGAACAACAAAGCAGAAAAAGAGGCAATTCCAAACCAGAGCCTGCGCGGATTCAATGTAATCGATGATGTGAAAGAAGAAGTAGAGAAGATATGCCCAGGTGTCGTTTCCTGTGCTGACATTATTGCCCTAGTTGCCCGAGATGCTGTCGTTGTTGGG AGTGGAGGTCCATCTTGGAGTGTGAAAACAGGACGTAGAGATGGAGTGATATCTCGGGAGATTGAAGCCTCGAACAATATTCCTTCACCATTTTTTAACTTTTCGCAACTCCAAAATTCTTTTGCAAGCAAAGGACTAGATGTCAAAGACCTTACTGTTCTCTCTG GTGGACATACAATTGGAGTTGGTCTGTGCAATTTCTTCAGCAACAGGCTTTACAACTTCACAGGAAAAGGAGATATGGACCCTTCCCTCAACACCACTTATGCCCAATTTTTAAAGACAAAATGCCCTAATTTAGCAGACAACACAACCATTGTACCAATGGATCCCAGTAGCCCCCTTACCTTTGATAACCATTACTATACTAATCTTGAAGCAAAAATGGGCCTCTTCCAGTCTGATGCTGCCCTACTCACAAATTATGCTGCCAACGGGTTTGTCGATGAACAATTAGATCAAGATTCTTTCTTTGAGAATTTCAAGAATTCCATGCAAAAAATGATCGAAGTCCAAGTTCTCACTGGAACAGCAGGGCAAATTAGACGTCAGTGTGCCTTCGTCAACTAA